A single region of the Micropterus dolomieu isolate WLL.071019.BEF.003 ecotype Adirondacks linkage group LG18, ASM2129224v1, whole genome shotgun sequence genome encodes:
- the LOC123956560 gene encoding parapinopsin-like, protein MQPSVFSPNASSYLGPNGEPPLSRTGFIILSIIMAIFTGPAIILNATVIIVSLMHKQLRQPLNYALMNMAVADLGTAMTGGVLSVINNAQGYFSLGRTGCVMEGFAVSLCGITSLCTVALIAVERMFVVCKPLGQITFQNKHAFGGVALSWLWSLTWNLPPLFGWGRYELEGVGTSCAPDWHNREPHNVSYILAYFSVCFAAPFALIVVSYTKLMWTLHQVSKMACVEGGAVAKGEMKVASMVVLMVLTFLISWLPYAGLAMLVVYNPDVEIHPLVGTVPVYLAKSSTVYNPLIYIYLNKQFRKYTVPFLLCCKEISVDEEGSETTTTVESSTNKVSPA, encoded by the exons ATGCAACCAtctgttttttccccaaatgCTTCCTCCTACCTGGGCCCCAATGGGGAGCCCCCTCTGTCACGCACTGGCTTCATCATTCTCTCCATCATTATGGCCATTTTCACTGGTCCAGCCATCATACTCAACGCTACAGTGATCATTGTGTCCCTCATGCACAAGCAGCTGAGGCAGCCGCTCAACTACGCTCTGATGAACATGGCTGTGGCTGACCTGGGCACTGCCATGACCGGAGGGGTGCTGTCTGTGATAAACAACGCCCAGGGGTACTTCTCCTTGGGAAGAACAGGCTGTGTGATGGAGGGCTTTGCAGTGTCCTTGTGTG GCATCACGTCTCTGTGCACGGTCGCTCTGATCGCAGTGGAGAGGATGTTTGTTGTATGTAAGCCGTTGGGCCAGATAACCTTCCAAAATAAGCATGCGTTTGGAGGTGTTGCCTTATCCTGGCTGTGGTCTCTCACATGGAACTTACCTCCCCTGTTTGGGTGGGGCAGGTATGAGTTGGAGGGTGTCGGGACGTCCTGTGCGCCAGACTGGCACAACCGAGAACCTCATAACGTGTCCTACATCCTGGCTTACTTTTCTGTGTGCTTTGCCGCGCCCTTTGCCCTTATCGTGGTATCCTACACGAAGCTGATGTGGACATTACACCAG GTATCAAAGATGGCCTGTGTGGAAGGTGGTGCAGTAGCTAAAGGAGAGATGAAGGTGGCGTCCATGGTGGTCCTGATGGTCCTGACATTTCTGATCAGTTGGTTGCCTTATGCCGGCCTGGCCATGCTTGTGGTCTACAACCCTGATGTGGAAATTCACCCGCTGGTAGGCACAGTGCCAGTTTACCTGGCCAAGAGCAGCACTGTGTACAATCCTCTCATCTACATCTACCTCAACAAACAG TTTCGTAAATACACAGTGCCCTTCCTGTTGTGTTGTAAAGAGATCTCAGTGGACGAAGAGGGATCAGAGACAACGACGACTGTGGAGAGTTCAACCAACAAAGTGTCTCCTGCCTGA